One genomic segment of Mycolicibacterium chubuense NBB4 includes these proteins:
- a CDS encoding cation acetate symporter, which produces MTGSPLVAAALLAAAVATVAIGAYGVRFSRTTSDFLVASRTVGSQWNAAAISGEYLSAASFLGVAGLIAKYGADALWYPVGFTAGYLGLLLFVAAPLRRSGAYTVPDFAEFRLGSARLRKVAMLVVVVVCVFYLVPQYQGAGLAMKTLLGTPVWLGPVAVGAIVITNVVAGGMRSITFVQAFQYWLKLTAVAIPALALAGLFLTDHHGELGGPLPPTVHQDTTVAIDTDVVVAVAEPAGITVTGILDGRRVDGAAIPAAGRHVVGADSTLHLAAGAATPVLAGTPGAGEDWIASGGGLGGRHPLYQVVSIMVATFLGTMGLPHVLVRFYTNPDGRAARRTALAVIALLSLFYLFPTLLGVFSRLYVPQLLITGTADAAVLLAPGSVISGVAGQLLAALVAAGAIAAFLATSSGLLVSFAGALATDVLPGRVRDFRVAAVIGGLIPIPLALAASGGMELSRSVGLAFAVAASTLCPLLVLGIWWRGLTALGAACGLVVGGLLSGVAVTVAVAGGVDDDAAGGWPAVLIGYPAAVSVPLAFATMIVVSRLTRAAVPADVAQTFARMHVPEHLGMGVERVPGD; this is translated from the coding sequence GTGACCGGCTCCCCGCTCGTTGCCGCGGCGCTGCTGGCCGCTGCGGTGGCCACCGTCGCGATCGGCGCCTACGGCGTGCGCTTCTCACGGACCACCTCGGATTTCCTCGTCGCGTCGCGGACCGTCGGTTCGCAGTGGAATGCCGCGGCCATCTCCGGTGAATACCTCTCGGCGGCATCGTTTCTCGGGGTTGCCGGCCTGATCGCCAAATACGGCGCCGACGCGCTGTGGTACCCGGTCGGTTTCACCGCGGGCTATCTGGGGCTGCTGTTGTTCGTGGCCGCGCCGCTGCGTCGTTCCGGCGCCTACACCGTGCCGGACTTCGCGGAGTTCCGGCTCGGCTCAGCCCGGCTGCGCAAAGTGGCGATGCTCGTCGTGGTCGTCGTCTGCGTCTTCTATTTGGTGCCGCAGTATCAGGGCGCCGGGCTGGCGATGAAAACCCTGCTCGGAACACCGGTGTGGCTCGGACCCGTCGCCGTCGGCGCCATCGTCATCACCAACGTCGTCGCCGGAGGGATGCGCTCGATCACCTTCGTGCAGGCCTTCCAGTACTGGCTCAAGCTCACCGCGGTCGCCATCCCGGCGCTCGCGCTGGCCGGGCTGTTCCTCACCGACCACCACGGCGAACTGGGCGGACCGCTTCCCCCCACCGTGCACCAGGACACCACCGTCGCCATCGACACCGACGTCGTCGTCGCGGTGGCCGAACCGGCGGGGATCACGGTGACGGGCATTCTCGACGGTCGCCGCGTCGACGGCGCGGCCATCCCTGCCGCCGGTCGACACGTCGTCGGCGCCGACAGCACGTTGCATCTGGCCGCCGGCGCGGCGACGCCGGTGCTCGCCGGCACCCCGGGCGCCGGCGAGGACTGGATCGCCTCCGGCGGTGGCCTCGGCGGGCGGCATCCGCTGTACCAGGTGGTCTCCATCATGGTGGCGACGTTCCTCGGCACGATGGGCCTGCCTCACGTGCTGGTGCGCTTCTACACCAATCCCGACGGCCGGGCCGCTCGGCGCACGGCGCTCGCGGTCATCGCCCTGCTGTCGCTGTTCTACCTGTTCCCGACCCTGCTCGGGGTGTTCTCCCGGCTGTACGTGCCGCAGTTGCTGATCACCGGAACCGCCGACGCCGCAGTGCTTCTGGCGCCGGGGTCGGTGATCTCGGGGGTCGCGGGCCAGCTGCTCGCGGCGCTGGTGGCCGCCGGGGCCATCGCCGCGTTCCTGGCGACCTCGTCGGGCCTGCTGGTCAGCTTCGCCGGCGCACTCGCGACGGACGTGCTGCCCGGGCGCGTCCGCGACTTCCGGGTCGCGGCGGTGATTGGGGGGCTGATCCCGATCCCGTTGGCGCTGGCCGCTTCCGGCGGCATGGAACTGTCGCGCAGCGTCGGCCTGGCGTTCGCCGTTGCGGCCTCCACCCTGTGTCCTCTGCTGGTGCTGGGGATCTGGTGGCGCGGGCTGACGGCTCTGGGGGCGGCCTGCGGACTGGTGGTGGGTGGACTGCTGTCGGGCGTGGCGGTCACCGTCGCGGTGGCGGGCGGTGTCGACGACGACGCCGCCGGCGGCTGGCCGGCGGTGCTGATCGGCTATCCGGCAGCCGTCAGCGTCCCGCTCGCCTTCGCCACGATGATCGTCGTCAGTCGCCTCACCCGGGCGGCGGTGCCGGCCGACGTCGCGCAGACGTTCGCGCGGATGCACGTGCCCGAACACCTCGGCATGGGTGTCGAGCGGGTGCCGGGCGACTGA
- a CDS encoding DUF485 domain-containing protein — MSETDLPLRPEAISGDRYLQVQASPEFQELRSRLRRFVFPMTAVFLVWYATYVALGAFAHDFMATKVWGDINVGLIIGLGQFASTFLITGLYVRFANRELDPRAEAIRTELESELR, encoded by the coding sequence GTGTCCGAGACAGACCTGCCCCTGCGACCGGAAGCCATCAGCGGCGACCGGTATCTCCAAGTCCAAGCCAGCCCCGAATTCCAGGAACTGCGATCGCGGTTGCGCCGCTTCGTGTTTCCGATGACCGCGGTATTCCTCGTCTGGTATGCCACCTACGTCGCGCTGGGCGCCTTCGCGCACGACTTCATGGCGACCAAGGTCTGGGGCGACATCAACGTCGGCCTGATCATCGGGCTCGGCCAGTTCGCGTCGACGTTCCTGATCACCGGTCTGTACGTCCGGTTCGCCAACCGCGAACTCGACCCGCGCGCGGAGGCGATCCGCACCGAACTGGAGAGTGAGCTCAGATGA
- a CDS encoding solute symporter family protein codes for MTTVLAQAQTVGNPVANIGIFTLFVVVTMVVVIRASKRNATASEFFTGGRGFSGPQNGIAIAGDYLSAASFLGIAGAIAVYGYDGFLYSIGFLVAWLVALLLVAELLRNTGKFTMADVLSFRLRQRPVRLAAATSTLTVSLFYLLAQMAGAGGLVALLLDVKSRGGQSIVIAVVGVLMIVYVLVGGMKGTTWVQIIKAVLLIVGAALMTVMVLGKFGLNFSEILGSAQSAISGATTAGVADRDVLAPGAQYGGSLTSQVNFVSLALALVLGTAGLPHVLMRFYTVPTAKEARRSVVWAIALIGAFYLFTLVLGYGAAALVGPDRILGAAGGVNSAAPLLAFELGGVILLGVISAVAFATILAVVAGLTITASASFAHDIYASVMKRHQVTEAEQVRVSRITAVVLGVFAIGLGILANGQNVAFLVALAFAVAASANLPTIVYSLYWKRFNTRGALWSMYGGLISCIVLIVFSPAVSGSKTAMIPGADFAWFPLANPGIVSIPLAFVLGVVGTLTSPDRGDPKVAAEMEVRSLTGIGAEKAVAH; via the coding sequence ATGACAACCGTGCTGGCGCAAGCCCAGACAGTCGGCAACCCGGTGGCCAACATCGGCATCTTCACCCTGTTCGTCGTCGTGACGATGGTGGTCGTGATCCGCGCCAGCAAGCGCAACGCCACCGCTAGCGAGTTCTTCACCGGCGGCCGCGGCTTCTCCGGCCCGCAGAACGGCATCGCGATCGCTGGCGACTACCTGTCGGCCGCGAGCTTCCTCGGCATCGCCGGCGCGATCGCCGTGTACGGCTACGACGGCTTCCTGTACTCCATCGGGTTCCTCGTCGCATGGCTCGTCGCGCTGCTGCTGGTCGCCGAACTACTGCGCAACACAGGCAAATTCACGATGGCCGATGTGTTGAGCTTCCGGCTCAGGCAACGGCCCGTGCGGCTGGCCGCGGCCACGTCCACGCTGACGGTGTCGCTGTTCTACCTGCTGGCCCAGATGGCGGGCGCGGGCGGGTTGGTGGCGCTGCTCCTCGACGTCAAGAGCAGAGGCGGACAGTCGATCGTCATCGCGGTCGTCGGTGTGCTGATGATCGTCTACGTCCTCGTCGGAGGCATGAAGGGCACCACGTGGGTGCAGATCATCAAGGCGGTGCTGCTCATCGTCGGCGCCGCCCTGATGACCGTGATGGTGCTCGGCAAGTTCGGGCTGAACTTCTCGGAGATCCTCGGCTCGGCGCAGTCGGCGATCAGCGGCGCGACCACCGCGGGTGTCGCCGACCGTGACGTGCTCGCCCCCGGCGCCCAGTACGGCGGCTCGCTGACGTCGCAGGTGAACTTCGTGTCGCTGGCGCTGGCGCTGGTCCTGGGCACCGCCGGTCTGCCGCACGTGCTGATGCGGTTCTACACCGTGCCGACCGCCAAAGAGGCCCGGCGCAGCGTGGTGTGGGCCATCGCGCTCATCGGCGCCTTCTACCTCTTCACCCTCGTGCTGGGCTACGGCGCGGCCGCCCTCGTCGGCCCGGACCGCATCCTGGGCGCCGCGGGCGGAGTCAACTCGGCGGCACCGCTGCTGGCGTTCGAACTCGGCGGCGTGATCCTGCTCGGGGTCATCTCCGCGGTGGCGTTCGCGACGATCCTGGCGGTCGTGGCCGGGCTGACCATCACCGCGTCGGCGTCCTTCGCCCATGACATCTACGCCAGCGTGATGAAACGTCACCAGGTGACCGAGGCCGAACAGGTCCGCGTCTCCCGCATCACCGCCGTCGTGCTGGGCGTGTTCGCGATCGGCCTCGGCATCCTGGCCAACGGCCAGAACGTCGCGTTCCTGGTCGCGCTGGCCTTCGCGGTGGCCGCGTCGGCGAACCTGCCGACCATCGTGTACTCGCTGTACTGGAAGCGGTTCAACACCCGCGGCGCGCTGTGGAGCATGTACGGCGGCCTGATCTCGTGCATCGTGCTGATCGTGTTCTCTCCGGCGGTGTCGGGGTCGAAGACCGCGATGATCCCGGGCGCCGACTTCGCGTGGTTCCCGCTGGCCAACCCGGGCATTGTGTCGATCCCGCTGGCCTTCGTCCTCGGCGTCGTCGGCACGCTGACCTCCCCCGACCGCGGCGATCCGAAGGTGGCCGCCGAGATGGAGGTCCGCTCGCTCACCGGGATCGGGGCCGAGAAAGCAGTCGCGCACTAG
- a CDS encoding MFS transporter: MALLAYAFAAIMVGTTLPTPMYALFGDEMHFRVLTTTVIYATYAGGVLFALLAFGRWSDVVGRRPVLLGGIAFAVASAVVFLLADSVPELLVGRVLSGLSAGIFTGTATAAVIEAAPPAARSRAAAVATVANIGGLGMGPLLAGILVQYAPRPLDLSFAVHLVLVTLAAVAVLAVPETSSRTGRLGFQRLSIPPEARQTFVVAALAAFAGFAVTGLFTAVAPSFLAGVLGITNHALAGVIACSIFAASAVTQVTARTMDPHRAVAVGCAILIVGMVILAMALHFSSLSALIASAVVAGMGQGMSFSRGLAAVSDLTPPDRRAEVSSTYFVVAYVAISLPVIGEGLAARAWGLQTSGVTFAVAVAVLAAVCLAAIVRRSRRDTDSPSAASHPAESPAAQRRP; this comes from the coding sequence ATGGCCCTGCTGGCCTATGCCTTCGCCGCGATCATGGTCGGCACCACGCTGCCCACCCCGATGTATGCGCTGTTCGGCGACGAGATGCACTTCCGGGTCCTGACGACGACGGTCATCTATGCGACCTACGCGGGCGGGGTGCTGTTCGCGCTGCTCGCCTTCGGGCGGTGGTCGGACGTCGTAGGCCGACGGCCGGTGCTGCTGGGCGGTATCGCTTTCGCAGTGGCCAGTGCGGTGGTGTTCCTGCTCGCCGATTCTGTGCCCGAGCTCCTGGTGGGCCGTGTGCTGTCGGGGCTGTCTGCGGGCATCTTCACCGGAACGGCGACCGCCGCTGTCATCGAAGCGGCACCGCCGGCCGCGCGGTCGCGCGCCGCCGCGGTCGCCACGGTCGCCAACATCGGCGGACTGGGCATGGGACCCCTTCTGGCGGGGATTCTCGTGCAGTACGCCCCCCGGCCCCTCGATCTCAGTTTCGCCGTGCACCTAGTACTGGTCACCCTTGCCGCCGTCGCGGTGCTCGCGGTACCGGAGACGTCCTCGCGAACCGGCCGCCTCGGATTTCAGAGACTGTCGATTCCCCCGGAAGCGCGCCAGACGTTCGTGGTCGCCGCGCTGGCGGCCTTCGCCGGCTTCGCGGTGACCGGTCTCTTCACCGCGGTCGCGCCGTCGTTTCTCGCCGGCGTGCTCGGCATCACCAACCACGCGCTCGCGGGGGTGATCGCCTGCTCGATCTTCGCGGCATCAGCGGTCACGCAGGTCACCGCCCGGACGATGGATCCGCATCGGGCCGTGGCGGTCGGCTGCGCCATTCTGATCGTCGGCATGGTCATCCTCGCGATGGCGCTTCACTTCTCGTCATTGTCCGCCCTCATCGCATCAGCGGTGGTCGCCGGTATGGGGCAAGGGATGAGCTTCAGCCGTGGCCTCGCCGCGGTCTCGGACCTGACCCCGCCGGACCGCCGCGCCGAAGTCAGTTCCACCTACTTCGTCGTGGCCTATGTCGCGATCTCACTGCCGGTCATCGGCGAAGGGCTGGCCGCGCGCGCGTGGGGTCTTCAGACATCCGGGGTGACCTTCGCGGTCGCGGTGGCCGTACTCGCCGCCGTCTGTCTAGCGGCGATCGTCCGGCGGTCGCGCCGCGACACCGACTCGCCGTCCGCCGCGTCACACCCGGCGGAGTCACCGGCCGCGCAGCGCCGTCCGTAG
- a CDS encoding DUF5302 domain-containing protein: MASDGSAESSKSSGGPEGSEDETKRRFREALERKKAKSAGGSAHRDAGSKQPRAHGPLENRREFRRKSG; the protein is encoded by the coding sequence ATGGCGTCCGACGGGTCGGCAGAGTCTTCGAAGTCTTCGGGTGGCCCGGAGGGCTCAGAGGACGAGACCAAACGCAGGTTCCGCGAGGCGCTGGAGCGCAAGAAGGCCAAGTCTGCAGGCGGGTCGGCGCACCGGGACGCCGGATCCAAGCAGCCGCGCGCGCACGGTCCCCTCGAGAACCGCCGCGAATTCCGCCGCAAGAGCGGCTGA
- a CDS encoding PPOX class F420-dependent oxidoreductase produces the protein MTRDVFDDKLLALIAGNSLGVLATLKRDGRPQLSNVSYHFDPRALTISVSITEPRAKTRNLRRDPRAAIHVSSDDGWAYAVAEGDAVLTPPAADLQDDTVEGLIDLYRKIAGEHPDWDDYRRAMVDDRRVLMTLPISHVYGMPPGRR, from the coding sequence ATGACACGCGATGTCTTCGACGACAAGCTGTTGGCGTTGATCGCCGGAAACTCACTGGGCGTGCTGGCCACCCTCAAACGCGACGGCCGGCCGCAGTTGTCCAACGTGTCCTATCATTTCGACCCCCGAGCACTGACCATCTCGGTGTCCATCACCGAGCCGAGGGCCAAAACGCGCAATCTGCGCCGCGATCCGCGGGCGGCCATTCACGTCAGCTCCGACGACGGTTGGGCGTACGCGGTGGCCGAAGGGGACGCCGTGCTGACGCCGCCCGCCGCGGATCTGCAGGACGACACCGTCGAGGGACTGATCGACCTGTACCGCAAGATCGCCGGGGAACATCCGGACTGGGATGACTACCGCAGAGCGATGGTCGACGACCGCCGGGTGCTGATGACCCTGCCCATCTCGCATGTGTACGGGATGCCGCCGGGACGCCGCTGA
- a CDS encoding class I SAM-dependent methyltransferase encodes MGAVTPIDGEVLEGVSATTLWTLRNRATEAKRADGVIRDPWAITLLDAITYDYGKFGRPSQFHALRALAFDAVTRTFLDDHPNASVVALAEGLQSSFWRLDRDRHIGASTWYSVDLPPVIELRRRLLPHDDRIVTLPRSALDRGWMDRVDTSHGVLITAEGLLMYLRPDDALRLIRDCAQRFPGATMMFDSNPHWVSARARRGLRLSDRYVTPPLPFALSPREATALAGRLPGIASARDVRLPRGRGLFRYAGCRAFDREPLQRMRPSTTVLEFGS; translated from the coding sequence ATGGGTGCAGTCACGCCGATCGACGGCGAGGTCCTGGAAGGTGTCTCCGCCACCACGTTGTGGACCCTGCGCAACCGCGCCACCGAAGCCAAGCGCGCCGACGGAGTGATCCGCGACCCCTGGGCGATCACCCTCCTCGACGCCATCACCTACGACTACGGGAAGTTCGGCAGGCCCAGTCAGTTCCATGCCCTGCGCGCGCTCGCGTTCGACGCGGTGACCCGCACCTTCCTCGACGACCACCCGAACGCCTCGGTCGTCGCGCTCGCAGAAGGTCTGCAGAGCAGCTTCTGGCGTCTCGACCGCGACCGTCACATCGGCGCGTCCACCTGGTATTCCGTCGACCTGCCCCCGGTCATCGAGCTGCGCCGCCGGCTGCTGCCCCACGACGACCGAATCGTCACCCTGCCCCGCTCCGCGCTGGACCGCGGCTGGATGGACCGGGTCGACACCAGCCACGGCGTGCTGATCACCGCCGAAGGCCTGTTGATGTATCTGCGGCCCGACGACGCACTGCGCCTCATCCGCGACTGCGCGCAACGGTTTCCGGGCGCCACGATGATGTTCGACTCCAACCCGCACTGGGTCAGTGCACGCGCGCGTCGGGGTCTGCGGCTGTCGGACCGCTACGTGACGCCGCCGTTGCCCTTCGCGCTGAGCCCCCGCGAGGCCACCGCACTGGCCGGACGCCTGCCGGGCATCGCCTCTGCCCGAGACGTGCGGCTGCCGCGGGGGCGAGGTCTGTTCCGGTATGCGGGCTGCCGCGCGTTCGATCGAGAGCCGCTGCAGCGCATGCGGCCGAGCACAACCGTGCTGGAGTTCGGCTCGTGA
- a CDS encoding DUF1697 domain-containing protein, with translation MTRYAAFLRGVNVGGVNLKMAAVAQALEAAGFANVKTILASGNVLLDSRAGTAAVRKKAEKALRDEFGYDAWVLAYPLDTIAEISAAYPFEREVEGHHSYVTFVSDGDVLRELAALAGQPGPDEKISPGSGVLYWQVPRSATLASAVGKTMGKKRYKSSTTTRNLRTLDKVLRG, from the coding sequence GTGACGCGCTATGCGGCGTTCCTGCGCGGAGTCAACGTCGGCGGAGTGAACCTCAAGATGGCGGCGGTGGCACAGGCCCTCGAAGCGGCCGGGTTCGCCAACGTCAAGACGATTCTGGCCAGTGGCAACGTCCTGCTCGACAGCCGCGCGGGCACGGCCGCGGTCAGGAAGAAAGCCGAAAAGGCTCTGCGCGACGAATTCGGTTACGACGCATGGGTATTGGCCTACCCGCTGGATACGATCGCCGAGATCTCCGCGGCGTACCCGTTCGAGCGCGAGGTCGAGGGCCACCACTCGTATGTGACCTTCGTCAGCGACGGTGACGTGCTGCGCGAGCTGGCGGCGCTCGCCGGGCAACCCGGCCCGGACGAGAAGATCAGCCCCGGCAGTGGAGTTCTCTACTGGCAGGTGCCGCGCTCGGCCACGCTGGCCAGCGCGGTGGGCAAGACCATGGGCAAGAAGCGGTACAAGTCCTCGACCACCACGCGCAACCTGCGCACACTCGACAAGGTCCTGCGCGGATAG
- a CDS encoding class I SAM-dependent methyltransferase — protein MTPTDKHAADVTGVSETALMTLLVRATEARRPDAVLDDPMAIHLVDSIHFDFAKFGFTRRQDMALRAKLFDKHTRRYLVDHPKATVVALAEGLQTSFYRLDASGVGDPIDASGLGIGHDFRWLTVDLPPMIELRRKLLPASERVQMCAQSALDFSWMDRVDPSHGVFITAEGLLMYLQPEEAMALIAACAARFPGGQMMFDLPPSGFAALARRGMRTSLRYRVPPMPFSLSVAELADLVNTVPGVRAVHDLPAEAARGRVLGAVLWAWQRIPLLDPLRPLTTLLEFG, from the coding sequence ATGACTCCAACCGACAAGCATGCCGCCGACGTGACGGGGGTGTCGGAGACCGCGTTGATGACGCTGCTCGTGCGCGCCACCGAAGCGCGCCGGCCCGACGCCGTCCTCGACGACCCGATGGCCATCCACCTCGTCGATTCGATCCATTTCGACTTCGCGAAGTTCGGGTTCACCCGCCGCCAGGACATGGCTCTGCGCGCCAAGCTGTTCGACAAGCACACCCGGCGCTACCTCGTCGACCATCCGAAGGCGACGGTCGTCGCTCTGGCCGAGGGCCTGCAGACCAGCTTCTACCGGCTCGACGCCTCCGGCGTCGGTGATCCGATTGACGCCTCCGGCCTCGGTATCGGGCACGACTTCCGCTGGCTCACCGTCGACCTCCCGCCGATGATCGAGCTGCGCCGCAAGCTGTTGCCTGCGTCCGAACGCGTGCAGATGTGTGCGCAGTCGGCACTCGACTTCAGCTGGATGGATCGGGTCGACCCCAGCCACGGCGTGTTCATCACCGCGGAGGGTCTGCTGATGTATCTGCAGCCCGAAGAGGCGATGGCGCTCATCGCCGCGTGCGCCGCGCGCTTCCCGGGCGGGCAGATGATGTTCGACCTGCCGCCCTCGGGCTTCGCCGCACTGGCCCGGCGGGGCATGCGCACGTCGCTGCGCTACCGGGTGCCTCCGATGCCGTTCTCCCTGTCGGTCGCCGAGCTGGCCGACCTCGTCAACACCGTGCCCGGCGTGCGGGCAGTGCACGACCTGCCCGCAGAGGCGGCGCGCGGACGGGTGCTGGGCGCCGTGCTGTGGGCCTGGCAACGCATTCCGCTGCTGGACCCGCTGCGCCCGCTCACCACGCTGCTCGAGTTCGGCTGA
- a CDS encoding GntR family transcriptional regulator, with product MAELGDWVRVDPHAARPLFDQLRTQIIDGIRDGQLPPGTRLPTVRELASQINLAVNTVARAYRELEAAGILETRGRFGTFVARSDPADVAMATAASTFVSTALALGVGKGEALRYVENAFG from the coding sequence GTGGCCGAGTTGGGGGATTGGGTACGCGTAGATCCGCACGCTGCCAGGCCGCTCTTCGACCAGCTCCGAACGCAGATCATCGACGGCATCCGGGACGGGCAGCTCCCGCCCGGCACCCGGCTGCCGACCGTGCGTGAGCTGGCGAGTCAGATCAACCTGGCAGTCAATACCGTGGCACGCGCGTACCGGGAATTGGAAGCAGCAGGGATTCTCGAGACAAGGGGGCGCTTCGGCACCTTCGTCGCGCGCTCGGACCCTGCCGACGTCGCGATGGCGACGGCGGCCAGCACCTTCGTGTCGACGGCGCTGGCGCTGGGGGTCGGCAAAGGGGAGGCGCTGCGCTATGTGGAGAACGCCTTCGGCTGA
- a CDS encoding NAD-dependent deacylase, translating into MQVTVFSGAGISAESGVPTFRDVETGLWAQVDPYEISSAEGWRAHPDRVWAWYLWRHHMMRAVAPNDAHRAVAAWEDYADVHVVTQNVDNLHERAGSNQVYHLHGSLFEFHCDRCGSAYLGEVPAMPEPAESVDPPRCVCGGLIRPDVVWFGEALPDDAWQKSVDAVVNADLVVVVGTSSVVYPAAGLPELAVASGTPVIEVNPEPTPLSDSATVTLRERAAIALPNLLQRLPALLG; encoded by the coding sequence GTGCAGGTGACGGTTTTCAGCGGCGCGGGGATCTCGGCCGAGAGCGGTGTGCCGACGTTCCGCGACGTCGAGACCGGACTGTGGGCCCAGGTCGACCCGTACGAGATCTCCAGCGCGGAAGGCTGGCGCGCGCACCCCGATCGGGTATGGGCGTGGTACCTGTGGCGCCATCACATGATGCGGGCGGTGGCGCCCAATGACGCGCATCGCGCGGTGGCGGCGTGGGAGGACTACGCCGACGTGCACGTGGTGACCCAGAACGTCGACAACCTGCACGAGCGCGCCGGCAGCAACCAGGTCTACCACCTGCACGGCAGCCTGTTCGAGTTCCATTGCGACCGATGCGGTTCGGCGTATCTGGGCGAAGTCCCCGCAATGCCCGAGCCCGCCGAGTCCGTCGACCCGCCTCGCTGCGTCTGCGGTGGGCTGATCCGGCCCGACGTGGTGTGGTTCGGAGAGGCACTGCCCGACGACGCGTGGCAGAAGTCGGTGGACGCCGTCGTCAACGCCGACCTCGTCGTCGTGGTGGGAACCTCGTCGGTCGTCTACCCGGCGGCCGGCCTGCCCGAACTGGCCGTGGCCAGCGGCACGCCCGTCATCGAGGTCAACCCGGAGCCCACACCGCTGTCGGACAGCGCGACGGTGACCTTGCGCGAGAGGGCGGCCATCGCGCTGCCGAACCTGCTCCAGCGCCTCCCCGCGCTGCTCGGCTAG
- a CDS encoding class I SAM-dependent methyltransferase: MNDTVDNPFFARLWTVMSSREPEALRRLRAENLAGLTGRVLEVGAGTGTNFEFYPDTVTEVVAVEPERRLAALARDAAAAAQVPVTVDAGTVEQFTDSAQFDAVVCSLVLCSIDDPEAVVRQLLSVLRPGGQLRYLEHVASAGTRARLQRVADATVWPRLFGNCHTHRHTEQTIVGAGFEVTDARRQWTFPAWVPVPVAEFAIGVAVKP, from the coding sequence ATGAACGACACCGTTGACAATCCGTTCTTCGCACGCTTGTGGACGGTGATGTCGTCCCGGGAACCGGAAGCGCTGCGACGGCTGCGGGCCGAGAACCTCGCCGGGCTGACCGGCCGGGTGCTGGAGGTCGGCGCCGGCACCGGTACGAACTTCGAGTTCTATCCCGACACCGTCACCGAGGTGGTGGCCGTCGAGCCCGAGCGCCGGCTCGCAGCCCTCGCGCGGGACGCCGCGGCCGCCGCGCAGGTACCGGTCACCGTCGACGCCGGCACCGTCGAGCAGTTCACCGACTCGGCACAATTCGACGCAGTGGTGTGCTCGCTCGTTCTCTGTTCGATCGACGACCCGGAAGCGGTTGTGCGGCAGTTGCTTTCAGTGCTGAGGCCAGGTGGGCAGCTACGCTATCTCGAGCATGTCGCCAGCGCGGGGACCCGCGCCCGGCTGCAGCGGGTCGCCGACGCCACGGTCTGGCCCCGTCTCTTCGGTAACTGCCACACGCACCGTCACACCGAGCAGACGATCGTGGGCGCGGGGTTCGAGGTGACCGACGCCCGCCGCCAGTGGACCTTCCCGGCCTGGGTGCCCGTACCGGTGGCCGAGTTCGCGATCGGCGTCGCCGTCAAACCCTAG
- a CDS encoding TetR/AcrR family transcriptional regulator yields the protein MSVEPLRRRRAPRGAGDQLRDEILDAATELLLETGDAKAVSIRSVAQRVGVTPPSIYLHFADKGAMLDAVCVRYFEKLDEEMQALASQAGSPVDVLRAQGMAYVRFALRTPELYRIATMEPGHPGSDVDMMLNSSAFGHLRAAVEALIAEDIYPPGDPTTLALELWTAAHGVAALLISRPYLPWGDVEQFADRVMRSVCCGQVLSAAIGETDPPQETVTWLKEVVDERHR from the coding sequence GTGAGCGTCGAACCGCTGCGGCGGCGCCGCGCCCCGCGCGGCGCGGGTGACCAGCTGCGCGACGAAATCCTGGACGCGGCGACCGAGCTGCTGCTCGAAACCGGTGATGCGAAGGCGGTTTCGATCCGAAGCGTCGCACAGCGCGTCGGGGTCACACCGCCGTCGATCTATCTGCACTTCGCCGACAAAGGGGCGATGCTCGACGCGGTCTGCGTCCGCTACTTCGAGAAGCTCGACGAGGAGATGCAGGCGCTCGCTTCCCAGGCGGGGTCTCCCGTCGACGTGTTGCGCGCCCAGGGCATGGCCTACGTCAGATTCGCGCTGAGAACCCCTGAGCTGTACCGCATCGCGACGATGGAACCGGGGCATCCCGGCAGCGATGTCGACATGATGCTCAACAGTTCGGCGTTCGGGCACCTGCGCGCCGCGGTGGAGGCGCTGATCGCCGAGGACATCTACCCGCCGGGCGACCCCACCACCCTGGCGCTGGAATTGTGGACCGCGGCGCACGGGGTCGCCGCGCTGCTCATCTCCCGTCCGTATCTGCCGTGGGGCGATGTCGAGCAGTTTGCCGACCGGGTGATGCGCTCCGTCTGCTGCGGGCAGGTCCTCTCGGCGGCCATCGGAGAAACCGACCCACCCCAGGAAACCGTCACATGGCTCAAGGAGGTCGTCGATGAACGACACCGTTGA